ATCATAAACCATGAATGTGAGAGTGAATGTGAAACTATATTTCCAAAGGGAGTGGCTTTGCTCTTTCACGTCAGAATAACTATACTGCTGCAACTTTGACATTTAATGATTCACATTATTCTTTGTGGATGTGAATTTTTGAAACATTCACCTCAAAAGACAAATGTGATTTGCAGGTTTGCTATTCTGTGCTCATGTTCAGAAATTGAAACTGTGGTACTGGACGAAGAGTGTTTAGTCAATATATTAATTTAGTAATCAATTTGAAATAGGGTTAACTAACATTAGGCAACAACATCTATTGCTACTGCTTGCCTGCCTTTAATATACTGTGTGTCCAGTGCAGAAGAAACTGGGACTGGTGGCACAAACCTGATGTTTCTCCACACACAGAACAGGAAGAGAGTCATGCTGCTCTTCAACTACAGGAAATAACCTCAGTGCTGATGACGCTGGTCTCAGGGGAAAGCTCAGCAAGTTCTATAGATCTGAGGCATACTGTACACTCTGTAACTGCTTGAACACCAGCGCTGTGCAAGGCAATGCAACATGTTGCagcacggacacacacacattaacacccTTGCATATTCAATCACACTTTTTCTTTGTGGGCTGTTTTGTgccacacattaaaaaaaaggattgtaTTAGTCACCAAATCGCCAAAAAACCAAGCACAATatctccctgtgtctctctctctcccccagcaccagcttacacacacatgcacacaaattaGATGAAAAGTTGTAAATCTGTAAAGCTGCCACTAGACGATATGTCTGTGCAGAGAGATTTCCCCTGCAACACATCCAGTGGTTTGCCTAATTAGAGCTGAGTGTATCTGTGGGCAAGGGAGTCTGTGTCTCCACATGGAAGGGGGATTTGGCCAGGAGCATTCATTCACTGGGCTGTCTGGTGGGGAACACAATGGAGAGGAGTGCGGATTGAATGTCTTGTTCCAAACTGTGCTGAGTGCTTTTCTCCAGCACAGGAAATACATGAATAATGCCAGTTGAATATCCCATAGAGATAGATTTATTGGGACTATTGGTGTAGGAAAAATCCAGTTAGGGATTTAATCAGAACTGTGCAGCAGCAGGGAAAGACTAAGCTGAGTCTGTAGGCCAGGCCAAACTGATTCCAATCCTGCCTGTCCTGTCCTTTACCTGTCCTTTCTGTCCTCAGAGTGAGTCCTCAGTCATACTGTCCTTCGTCTAAACCGTCAGACAAAAGGGTGTCCTCTCATTCTGCGCTCAATGACAACCCCCCTCACTTGTTTCTGTGTCTGCCCTCCTGCAGAATGTGTGAAAGTTTTATATGTCTGTGGTTCTCAAAGTCTCAAACCCTGTCGTAAACTGTAACTGTAAGCTGTGATCTACTTCATTTAACTTGTAGTatgaatttgttatttttaatggaaaatgtttagaaatgttCCATCTGTATCTGGATTTGAAAGTGAGAAATAGTCACAGGATACTTCATCATCCTCAAAGTTTTGGAGGAAATAATGAACATCTCATAAATTCTCTGCATCAAGAagcacttcttcttctgctgacTCTATTCTTCTGTTTGCTGGTATTGCCTTTAGCACAGTACTAATGAGTTTGAattgtgttttgtatgtgtggttCAGTTTGCTTCTCAGGAAGAAAAGAGGCAGAAGAATGAGAGGCTCCATCAACACCAAAAACATGAGAACCAGATGAGGGATCTGCAACTGCAGTGTGACTCAAACAtcagagagctgcagcagctacaGGTGAGACCACAAATGCTCACATTATAAGTATTTAGCTTGCTTTCTTGTCTGCACTCACTTAGACCTAGAACGAATGTAACCGGAGAACAAGCTTTTAATACCTAGATTATAAACAGTGGACTGTGACTATAGAAGGATCAGCATCCAGAAGGAAAATGAATAATATGATATTAAAGTATTTTTGATCTTAACACaccaaaaaatgaaacaatcaaaTAAGAGAAACAGGAGTTAATTGCAGTGcaaataaagtattttgttGTTGCTCTTCCAAAGATTACATGTTCACCCACATTTCCTTTCAGAATGAGAAATGCCACCTGCTGATTGAACACGAGACCCAAAAACTGAAGGAGCTGGATGAGGAGCACACCCAGGAGATAAAGGAGTGGAGAGAGAAGCTCAGACCCAGGAAGAAggtacatttaatataattttactCTTTTGAAGAGTTTGTAAATCCCACAAATCAGACTGTGTTTCGTATCAAGCTCATGCTTATCACTAATCTGTTATATGAATGTCACGGTTGAGACTCATGCAGTCAATTAGCTGCCTTGAccatttttttcatcatgttaTAAAATCCTCAATGGTTGACTCACTTGTTTGTatctgctgccccctgcaggCTTTGGAGGAGGAGTTCACACGGAAGCTCCAGGAGCAGGCCGTCTTCTTCAAGATGAGCGGCGAATCCGAATGCCTTAACCCCACCACCCAGAGTCGAGTATCCAAATTTTACCCCATCCCAAACCTGCACAACTCTAGTTTATATCCTCAAATCAAACTTGGCTGTGCTAACAGACTCTTCCTGTGTGTGCATCATTTCTCTGACCGTTACTGATAAACATGAACATGTCTTCACTGCTTCGATTCCACCTTTAGTGAGCATGATGTGCCTACACTCCGTTCCCTCACTTAGTCAACTCTTATCTGCTCGTTGGGAAATGTCCAATGGACAAATATGCACTTTTTTGAGCATGTTCAAAATGTATAAGTCTGCAGTAGGTAGCTATGGCCAATCATGCTTATCAGAAGCATTGTAAGCACAGCCTGCTACAGTATGAATGATCTTCAGTGCCTcatatgttcttttttgtttctgcatTTAGGGCCCATCCATGTGTTTATTACAGCTTGCGGTAAATACAGGGCCCCCTGAATGTTTTGCACTTAAATACCTGGATATCATTTTCACCTGTAATCACAAGGTGTTGAGAGagagttttattcatttcataagCTGGTGATTAAGCCAACTATAAAGTCTGTTTTGCTGCATGTAAGGTGGAGCTGGTTCTGGGGAGATGTACTGATGACTCAGAAGAGGTCTGTAGTCTGTAAGGCGTTGTTATGGCTGTGTAGTCCTATGTGCCCAGTGTGTAATGTCTTCATGGGAGTCAAAAACAGCAACGTGTTGGGATCATAAGGCTGTGATTTAAAAGCAAGTGGAATGTACTGTGTTGTGAATCATGCGCTGAGTAAAATGTTACATGTGCGTAGCTACATATGAAGTTCAATCAGATACTCTGCTTAACATGAGGATTTtagtctttaaaaaatatatctattGCTTTagtacatttcatttcattgctGTTCTCCAAAATACACATTCCCCTGTTTAGTTAAAGACAGAGGTGGCCTGTTACTTCCTGGAGAATGATGAAAATactcatataaataaataaaagatca
This portion of the Scomber japonicus isolate fScoJap1 chromosome 14, fScoJap1.pri, whole genome shotgun sequence genome encodes:
- the LOC128372511 gene encoding STE20-like serine/threonine-protein kinase; this translates as MLQSLPRETEEKGGEESWKQQFASQEEKRQKNERLHQHQKHENQMRDLQLQCDSNIRELQQLQNEKCHLLIEHETQKLKELDEEHTQEIKEWREKLRPRKKALEEEFTRKLQEQAVFFKMSGESECLNPTTQSRVSKFYPIPNLHNSSLYPQIKLGCANRLFLCVHHFSDRY